In Candidatus Zixiibacteriota bacterium, a single window of DNA contains:
- the tatA gene encoding twin-arginine translocase TatA/TatE family subunit, with the protein MFGLGWQEMLIILLVVLLLFGAKRLPEIAQGLGKGIREFKKAVKDTQEEIKSSVDESDKKNDKSEK; encoded by the coding sequence ATGTTTGGATTGGGCTGGCAGGAGATGCTTATTATCCTGCTGGTTGTCCTGCTGTTATTCGGTGCCAAAAGACTTCCGGAGATAGCTCAGGGTTTGGGCAAGGGAATCCGGGAATTCAAGAAGGCGGTTAAGGACACCCAGGAGGAGATCAAATCAAGCGTGGATGAATCCGATAAAAAGAACGATAAATCGGAAAAATAA